In the Pseudoliparis swirei isolate HS2019 ecotype Mariana Trench chromosome 19, NWPU_hadal_v1, whole genome shotgun sequence genome, one interval contains:
- the mcts1 gene encoding malignant T-cell-amplified sequence 1: MFKKFDEKENVSNCIQLKTSVIKGIKNQLLVQFPDIESWLNHIMPKKDPVKIVRCHEHIEILTVNGELLFFRQREGPFYPTLRLLHKYPFILPHQQVDKGAIKFVLSGANIMCPGLTSPGAKLYPAATDTVVAIMAEGKQLALCVGVMKMSADSIEKVNKGIGIENVHYLNDGLWHMKTYK; encoded by the exons ATGTTTAAAAA ATTTGACGAGAAAGAGAATGTCTCGAACTGTATCCAGCTGAAAACATCTGTGATCAAAGGCATCAAAAATCAGCTCTTGGTACAATTTCCTGACATTGAGTCATGGCTTAATCACATAATGCCAAAAAAGGATCCTGTCAAAATAGTGAGATG CCATGAACACATTGAAATCCTGACAGTGAATGGGGAACTGCTTTTCTTCAGACAGAGGGAAGGACCCTTCTACCCAACCCTCAGACTGTTGCATAAAT ATCCTTTCATTCTTCCACACCAGCAAGTAGACAAAGGAGCCATTAAATTTGTCTTAAGTGGAGCCAACATAATGTGCCCCGGGCTGACGTCACCAGGCGCTAAACTCTACCCAGCTGCAACTGACACTGTAGTT GCCATAATGGCAGAGGGAAAACAACTTGCACTTTGTGTCGGCGTTATGAAGATGTCTGCAGACAGCAT AGAAAAAGTCAACAAGGGAATTGGAATTGAGAATGTTCACTATTTGAATGACGGATTGTGGCACATGAAGacgtataaatga